The following proteins are co-located in the Palaemon carinicauda isolate YSFRI2023 chromosome 3, ASM3689809v2, whole genome shotgun sequence genome:
- the LOC137632811 gene encoding probable inactive protein kinase DDB_G0270444: MRKFWAEEEKSEALEPILDQEKLDRVSEETEAVISGKEPLLSGEEEQLLLPGGTGSVVSNRDLQVQVETEYLTSNRDVDVQIETEHLTSNIDVEVQVKTEQLISNRDVEVQVKIEQIISNRDVEVQVKIEQIISNRDVEVQLETGPVSNTDVTVQTDGDTEIEDLRRKNENMAKELANKQAVIESHENQLADYYQSILELKAELKMAQEKNDVHNQKRSQGHQSLVEELQGEISKALVQNHELKEAMSIITKNEGLREQPENKVKRE, from the coding sequence atgaggaaattctgggccgaggAGGAAAAGAGTGAGGCACTTGAGCCTATCTTGGACCAGGAGAAACTCGATAGAGTTTCTGAGGAGACGGAAGCTGTCATCAGTGGGAAAGAGCCTTTGCTTTCCGgtgaggaggaacagctgctgctgccaggaggcacaGGGAGTGTCGTCTCTAATAGAGATCTACAAGTTCAGGTAGAGACTGAATatcttacctctaacagagatgtagacgTTCAGATAGAGACTGAACATCTTACCTCTAACAtagatgtagaagttcaggtaaagactgaacagcttatctctaacagagatgtagaagttcaggtaaagatTGAACAGattatctctaacagagatgtagaagttcaggtaaagatTGAACAGattatctctaacagagatgtagaagttcagtTAGAGACTGGACCAGTCTCTAACACAGATGTAACGGTTCAGACGGACGGAGACACCGAAattgaagatctcaggcgaaagaatgaaaacatggctaaggaacttgccaataaacaggctgtgattGAATCCCATGAAAATCAACTTGCTGATTATTATCAATCAATTCTAGAGTTGAAAGCGGAGCTGaaaatggctcaggagaaaaatgaTGTCCATAatcagaaaagaagccaaggacaccaaagtctagtagaagagctgcagggggagatttctaaagctctagtacaAAATCATGAGCTAAAGGAGGCAATGTCCATAATAACAAAGAACGAAGGTCTTCGGGAACAACCGGAGAACAAAGTTAAACGAGAGTAG